Proteins co-encoded in one Kribbella solani genomic window:
- a CDS encoding flavin reductase family protein: protein MSSTEPSGSVPAADFRVALGKFAAGITIMSTSQDGVAHAMTANAFTSVSLDPPLVLVCVDKGVRMHAAVLDCGYWAVSVLSAAQQPIAYRFARSGRDLYSQFDGIGTTAGPKTGCLVVDGALSWLECRTWATYDGGDHTIVVGEVLSLGNGESTADGALVYYSRGYRELPGDRA from the coding sequence GTGTCCTCAACCGAGCCGAGTGGGAGTGTGCCCGCTGCCGACTTCCGGGTCGCGCTCGGGAAGTTCGCGGCCGGGATCACGATCATGAGCACGTCGCAGGACGGCGTCGCGCACGCGATGACGGCGAACGCGTTCACCTCGGTCTCGCTCGATCCGCCGCTGGTGCTGGTCTGCGTGGACAAAGGCGTACGCATGCACGCCGCCGTACTGGACTGTGGGTACTGGGCGGTGTCCGTACTGTCCGCGGCGCAGCAGCCGATCGCCTACCGGTTCGCGCGGTCCGGGCGGGATCTGTACAGCCAGTTCGACGGCATCGGGACGACGGCGGGCCCGAAAACCGGCTGCCTGGTCGTCGACGGCGCGCTTTCGTGGCTGGAGTGCCGGACCTGGGCCACGTACGACGGCGGTGACCACACGATCGTCGTCGGCGAAGTGCTGAGCCTCGGCAACGGCGAATCGACCGCCGACGGAGCGCTCGTCTACTACTCTCGTGGCTACCGGGAACTGCCCGGCGACCGAGCGTGA
- a CDS encoding type II toxin-antitoxin system PemK/MazF family toxin, with protein MTDHVAERPEYAGDFEGTVHVEYTPHPDDGVADPGEIVWTWVPFEEDHHRGKDRPVLVVGWDAPYLLALILTSKDHDRDAVDEARWGRVWLDIGSGAWDKEHRPSEIRLDRVLRIDPAQVRREGAVIEEPVFNEVAAGLHQLNRS; from the coding sequence ATGACGGATCACGTGGCCGAGCGGCCGGAGTACGCGGGCGACTTCGAAGGAACGGTGCACGTCGAGTACACGCCGCATCCGGACGACGGCGTCGCCGACCCGGGTGAGATCGTCTGGACCTGGGTGCCGTTCGAGGAGGACCACCACCGCGGCAAGGACCGGCCGGTGCTGGTGGTCGGCTGGGACGCGCCGTACCTGCTCGCGCTCATCCTCACCAGCAAGGACCACGACCGCGACGCCGTCGACGAGGCGCGCTGGGGCCGGGTCTGGCTGGACATCGGCAGCGGCGCGTGGGACAAGGAGCACCGGCCGAGCGAGATCCGGCTGGACCGGGTGCTACGGATCGACCCGGCGCAGGTCCGCCGCGAGGGCGCGGTGATCGAGGAGCCCGTCTTCAACGAGGTCGCGGCCGGCCTCCACCAACTCAACCGCAGCTAG
- the mshB gene encoding N-acetyl-1-D-myo-inositol-2-amino-2-deoxy-alpha-D-glucopyranoside deacetylase — translation MVELAERRLLLVHAHPDDETINNGATMARYVAEGAHVTLVTCTLGEEGEVLVPELAHLAADQEDGLGRHRIGELAGAMAELGVTDHRFLGAAGKYRDTGMIYNEHGNADVPPETRKDSFWQADLLDAANDLVPVIRELRPQVLVTYDQYGNYGHPDHIKAHRVATYAADLAAARSYREDLGPAWDVPKIYWTAMAESRMREQLRLLREAGDTTTFEGMDPDGPLPPMITPDRFIDCVIEGGQFIDQKMNAMKAHATQITVDGPFFALSNNVGNQIWGSEPYRLVKGTAAPGPDGLEHDLFAGL, via the coding sequence ATGGTTGAGCTTGCTGAGCGCCGGCTGCTGCTGGTGCACGCCCACCCGGACGACGAAACGATCAACAACGGCGCGACGATGGCGCGCTACGTGGCCGAAGGGGCCCACGTCACGCTGGTCACCTGCACTCTCGGTGAGGAGGGTGAGGTCCTGGTCCCGGAGCTCGCCCATCTGGCCGCCGATCAGGAGGACGGCCTCGGCCGGCACCGGATCGGTGAGCTGGCCGGCGCGATGGCCGAGCTCGGGGTCACCGATCACCGCTTCCTCGGCGCCGCGGGCAAGTACCGCGACACCGGGATGATCTACAACGAGCACGGCAACGCGGACGTCCCGCCGGAGACCCGCAAGGACAGCTTCTGGCAGGCCGACCTGCTGGACGCGGCCAACGACCTGGTCCCGGTGATCCGGGAGCTCCGTCCGCAGGTCCTGGTCACCTATGACCAGTACGGGAACTACGGCCATCCCGATCACATCAAGGCGCATCGCGTGGCGACGTACGCCGCCGATCTGGCCGCCGCCCGGTCGTACCGGGAGGACCTCGGTCCGGCCTGGGACGTGCCGAAGATCTACTGGACGGCGATGGCGGAGTCGCGGATGCGGGAGCAGCTCCGGCTGCTGCGTGAGGCCGGTGACACCACCACCTTCGAGGGGATGGACCCGGACGGTCCGCTGCCGCCGATGATCACGCCGGACCGGTTCATCGACTGCGTGATCGAGGGCGGGCAGTTCATCGACCAGAAGATGAACGCGATGAAGGCGCACGCGACCCAGATCACCGTCGACGGCCCGTTCTTCGCCCTGTCGAACAACGTCGGCAACCAGATCTGGGGCTCCGAGCCGTACCGGCTGGTCAAGGGCACCGCCGCCCCGGGCCCGGACGGCCTCGAACACGACCTGTTCGCCGGCCTGTAA
- a CDS encoding VanW family protein, whose amino-acid sequence MGRKQLAGIIAAAGFGVVVVAYGAAFAFAGDKVPGDTTVLGIPLGGLSKNDAKAKLEAGLKDRAGAPIALTAGGSKFQVVPADAGLSVDVDATVAAAGAGRSLAPGRILRALSGGDAVEPVVTKDDGKLKAAVDKLAGQVNRPATEGTITFKGTRAVRHDSADGLQLDTAKAPAAVLAAYPSNGEPKDLPVSVTKPKAGSEAIAKAMKEFAEPAMSGPVRLSVGSKSVDLTAAELAPALTLTAREGEVIPALNTKALEPLFEQRFKSLETLPKDATVQISGAGPKVVPAVDGMVVDRAKIGAAILAALPKPTGERRATVPLIATKAKFTTEQATALGITQRMGDFTTQFPHGTGYRNVNIGTAAAKINGTLLKPGETFSLNKVVGERTKENGFTEGNIISGGKFVLDLGGGVSQSATTTFNAAFFAGLKILEHKAHSVYIDRYPVGREATVAWPSVDLKFLNDSGHGVLVQTIFKASTPGTQGSIRVIVWGTKTWQITAGQSERTNYRSPSVVYNTAADCRAQAPTAGFDITVFRYFAKNGARVKTESFTTKYNAADDIRCGPKPGTPVTPPPGGVKPPPGR is encoded by the coding sequence GTGGGGAGAAAACAGCTCGCGGGGATCATCGCCGCCGCTGGATTCGGTGTAGTCGTCGTCGCGTACGGCGCCGCGTTCGCGTTCGCCGGTGACAAGGTCCCGGGTGACACGACGGTGCTCGGAATCCCGCTCGGTGGGCTCTCCAAGAACGACGCGAAGGCCAAGCTCGAGGCCGGTTTGAAGGACCGGGCCGGCGCCCCGATCGCGCTGACGGCGGGTGGGTCCAAGTTCCAGGTGGTGCCGGCCGACGCCGGGCTGTCGGTGGACGTGGACGCGACCGTTGCCGCCGCCGGCGCGGGCCGCAGCCTGGCCCCGGGCCGGATCCTGCGGGCGCTGAGTGGTGGCGACGCGGTCGAGCCGGTGGTGACCAAGGACGACGGGAAGCTGAAGGCGGCCGTCGACAAGCTGGCCGGCCAGGTGAACCGACCGGCCACCGAGGGCACGATCACCTTCAAGGGCACCAGGGCGGTTCGGCACGACTCCGCCGACGGGCTGCAGCTCGACACCGCGAAGGCCCCGGCGGCGGTGCTGGCGGCGTACCCGTCGAACGGTGAGCCGAAGGACCTTCCGGTCAGCGTGACCAAGCCGAAGGCCGGGTCCGAGGCGATCGCGAAGGCGATGAAGGAGTTCGCCGAGCCGGCCATGTCCGGCCCGGTCCGGCTGAGCGTCGGCTCGAAGTCGGTCGACCTGACCGCGGCCGAGCTCGCGCCCGCGCTGACGCTCACCGCGCGTGAGGGCGAGGTCATCCCGGCCCTGAACACCAAGGCGCTGGAGCCGCTGTTCGAGCAGCGGTTCAAGTCGCTGGAGACGCTGCCGAAGGACGCGACCGTACAGATCTCCGGCGCCGGACCGAAGGTGGTTCCGGCGGTGGACGGGATGGTGGTCGACCGGGCCAAGATCGGTGCCGCGATTCTGGCCGCGCTGCCGAAGCCGACCGGCGAGCGCCGGGCCACCGTGCCGCTGATCGCGACGAAGGCGAAGTTCACCACCGAGCAGGCGACCGCGCTCGGGATCACCCAGCGGATGGGCGACTTCACCACCCAGTTCCCGCACGGCACCGGCTACCGGAACGTGAACATCGGCACCGCGGCGGCGAAGATCAACGGGACGCTGCTGAAGCCGGGCGAGACGTTCAGCCTGAACAAGGTCGTCGGCGAGCGGACCAAGGAGAACGGGTTCACCGAGGGCAACATCATCAGCGGCGGCAAGTTCGTCCTGGACCTCGGCGGCGGCGTCTCCCAGTCGGCCACCACGACCTTCAACGCGGCCTTCTTCGCCGGGCTGAAGATCCTTGAGCACAAGGCGCACAGCGTCTACATCGACCGATACCCGGTCGGCCGCGAGGCGACCGTTGCCTGGCCGTCGGTGGACCTGAAGTTCCTGAACGACTCCGGTCACGGCGTGCTGGTGCAGACGATCTTCAAGGCGTCGACGCCGGGTACGCAGGGCAGCATCCGGGTGATCGTCTGGGGTACGAAGACCTGGCAGATCACCGCGGGGCAGTCCGAGCGTACGAACTACCGGTCGCCGAGCGTGGTCTACAACACCGCTGCCGACTGCCGGGCGCAGGCGCCGACGGCCGGGTTCGACATCACCGTGTTCCGGTACTTCGCGAAGAACGGCGCCCGGGTGAAGACCGAGTCGTTCACCACCAAGTACAACGCGGCCGACGACATCCGCTGCGGCCCGAAGCCGGGTACGCCGGTCACCCCGCCACCCGGTGGAGTCAAACCACCACCAGGCCGCTAA
- a CDS encoding MFS transporter: MHITQTPAKTGNRGAILAVLLTGQFMANIDTAVANIASPSIATDLHASEGAVGLVISGYVVAFAVLLITGARLGSSFGYRRTFLLGLAIFTVASLACGVAPDITTLIIARFVQGAGAALMVPQVLSGIQLHFQGRDRLKALGYFSIALSGGAVAGQLLGGVLIAANLFGTDWRPIFLVNVPIGIALAVAGRRLLPADQPGDRDRLDLVGVSVLSAAVLLVIVPLLLGSERGWPVWSWLCLLLSLPMLALFEYGERRTAARGGRPLIARQVLGHRSVRAGLLAHACTSGTYFALLFVLAMYLQSGLHKGPAYSGFAMVVWVAAFGLAGPVLPRLRRGVRWMPVVGCLILAVGYLSVLGYLLLGGRTGPLLFALLGIGGLGLGISANTLIGAVTSTLPPQYAADLSGVVATNAQLAGALAVALAGSTYAALAQDPGRALAVVLAGFIVLTLVGARAAHRLVR; the protein is encoded by the coding sequence GTGCACATCACTCAGACGCCTGCGAAGACCGGTAACCGGGGCGCGATTCTCGCCGTCCTGCTCACCGGCCAGTTCATGGCGAACATCGATACCGCGGTCGCCAACATCGCCAGTCCGTCGATCGCGACCGACCTGCACGCCTCCGAAGGCGCGGTCGGTCTGGTCATCTCGGGGTACGTGGTCGCGTTCGCCGTCCTGCTCATCACCGGCGCCCGGCTCGGTTCGTCGTTCGGGTACCGGCGGACGTTCCTGCTCGGCCTGGCCATCTTCACGGTGGCATCGCTGGCCTGCGGGGTCGCGCCGGACATCACCACGCTGATCATCGCTCGCTTCGTCCAGGGCGCGGGCGCCGCTCTGATGGTTCCGCAGGTGCTCAGTGGCATCCAGCTGCACTTCCAGGGGCGCGACCGGCTCAAGGCCCTCGGGTACTTCTCGATCGCGCTGTCCGGTGGCGCGGTCGCCGGGCAGCTGCTCGGCGGCGTACTGATCGCCGCGAACCTGTTCGGTACGGACTGGCGACCGATCTTCCTGGTCAACGTACCGATCGGCATCGCCCTGGCTGTTGCCGGGCGGCGTCTGCTGCCGGCCGATCAGCCAGGTGATCGCGACCGGTTGGACCTGGTCGGCGTATCCGTTCTGTCAGCAGCAGTTCTGCTTGTCATAGTGCCGCTCCTGCTCGGTTCGGAACGTGGCTGGCCTGTCTGGTCGTGGCTGTGCCTTCTGCTCAGTCTGCCGATGCTGGCGCTGTTCGAGTACGGCGAGCGTCGTACGGCCGCGCGTGGTGGACGGCCACTCATTGCACGCCAGGTACTAGGGCATCGGTCCGTACGCGCTGGTCTGCTGGCTCATGCGTGCACCAGCGGTACGTACTTCGCATTGCTCTTCGTACTCGCCATGTACCTGCAGAGCGGTCTGCACAAGGGCCCTGCGTACTCAGGGTTCGCCATGGTGGTGTGGGTTGCTGCATTCGGTCTGGCTGGACCTGTGCTGCCCAGACTGCGTAGAGGAGTGCGCTGGATGCCAGTAGTGGGCTGCCTGATCCTGGCGGTTGGCTACCTGTCGGTACTGGGCTACCTGTTGCTGGGCGGTCGTACTGGGCCGCTGCTGTTCGCTCTGCTTGGTATTGGTGGTCTAGGGCTGGGCATCAGTGCGAACACGCTGATCGGTGCGGTGACGTCCACGCTGCCGCCGCAGTACGCGGCTGATCTCTCTGGAGTCGTTGCTACCAACGCACAGCTCGCTGGTGCGCTGGCTGTCGCGTTGGCCGGCTCTACGTACGCGGCACTCGCTCAGGACCCCGGACGGGCGCTGGCTGTTGTACTGGCCGGGTTCATTGTGCTGACGCTGGTTGGTGCGCGGGCAGCTCACCGGTTGGTCAGATAG
- a CDS encoding response regulator transcription factor — MSVYPAVAAVRREDFAPEIVCEVYDLDSRRHGATAAKELTSRQVTIGRMMATGAKDAAIARDLGLSLRTVRSEISALIAGLGAKSRFQAGCLLVRRFG; from the coding sequence ATGTCGGTGTACCCGGCGGTGGCGGCGGTGCGGAGAGAGGACTTCGCCCCGGAAATCGTCTGCGAGGTGTACGACCTGGACTCGCGCCGGCACGGCGCGACGGCGGCCAAGGAACTGACCAGCCGGCAGGTGACGATCGGCCGGATGATGGCGACCGGCGCGAAGGATGCCGCGATCGCGCGCGACCTGGGTCTGTCGCTGCGGACGGTGCGGTCGGAGATCAGCGCGCTGATCGCGGGGCTGGGCGCGAAGTCCCGGTTCCAGGCCGGCTGCCTACTGGTCCGCCGCTTCGGCTGA
- a CDS encoding ABC transporter substrate-binding protein, which yields MDHLKRTRSAIALGIGVGLTAAACGGGGGTSSSGGESAAGAKGGTVTVYHVNDVEHLDPARNFVTDSNMIGKLITRTLTEYRYDAKTKKIVLEKDLAESYEASPDFKTWTFKLKDGLKYEDGTVIKAADIKYNAERSFAPDMAEGAPYAHEYLACPGYKGPYVANNNGGKGCTAIEVPDDKTIVFKLNRPVASFDGTTSMKVFAPVPQAKDTKTQYDNHPVSTGPYKIESYTRKKQLVLVRNDQWDAKSDPIRDARPDKFIFKFGDAEATVDQRLIANGTADQSSLSFAGLQPENIAKTNQAGVKDRIVEGTDICRRYIAFNQQKPLLKNQKLREALYYGLDRTSYRDGRGGERLAKVVDSIIPQDMEGYTPEEHFKAPPEGDQAKAKQLLTEAGYKGEKLTLSTADSGLAVKAAEAAQASWKAIGVTVEIQKIPGDNYYSTEQQDSAAADLITAGWCYDWASLTTIVPSVFGPDTTAPGKAAQNNYARSQAGWDKLAELSKETDKQKLESGLSGLYTEIMTSAPIVPTVQDLNVYVVGSNLDSVVTDPNTGGLPDLTQLGVKKVS from the coding sequence ATGGATCACCTCAAACGAACCCGATCGGCGATCGCCCTGGGGATCGGGGTGGGTCTGACCGCAGCCGCCTGCGGCGGAGGCGGGGGAACCTCGTCGTCCGGCGGGGAGAGCGCGGCCGGTGCCAAGGGGGGCACCGTAACGGTCTATCACGTCAACGACGTCGAGCATCTCGACCCGGCCCGCAACTTCGTCACCGACTCGAACATGATCGGCAAGCTGATCACCCGGACCCTGACCGAGTACCGCTACGACGCGAAGACGAAGAAGATCGTGCTGGAGAAGGACCTGGCCGAAAGCTACGAGGCCAGCCCGGACTTCAAGACCTGGACCTTCAAACTGAAGGACGGCCTGAAGTACGAGGACGGTACGGTGATCAAGGCCGCCGACATCAAGTACAACGCGGAGCGGTCGTTCGCGCCGGACATGGCCGAAGGGGCGCCGTACGCGCACGAGTACCTTGCCTGTCCCGGTTACAAGGGCCCGTACGTGGCGAACAACAACGGCGGCAAGGGCTGTACGGCGATCGAGGTCCCGGACGACAAGACGATCGTCTTCAAGCTGAACCGGCCGGTCGCCTCCTTCGACGGCACCACCAGCATGAAGGTGTTCGCGCCGGTGCCGCAGGCGAAGGACACCAAGACGCAGTACGACAACCACCCGGTGTCCACCGGTCCGTACAAGATCGAGTCGTACACCCGGAAGAAGCAGCTGGTACTGGTCCGCAACGACCAGTGGGACGCGAAGTCGGACCCGATCCGCGACGCCCGGCCGGACAAGTTCATCTTCAAGTTCGGTGACGCCGAGGCGACCGTGGACCAGCGCCTGATCGCGAACGGTACGGCCGATCAGAGCTCGCTCAGCTTCGCCGGTCTGCAGCCCGAGAACATCGCCAAGACGAACCAGGCCGGCGTCAAGGACCGCATCGTCGAAGGTACCGACATCTGCCGCCGGTACATCGCGTTCAACCAGCAGAAGCCGTTGCTGAAGAACCAGAAGCTCCGCGAGGCCCTGTACTACGGACTGGACCGGACCAGCTACCGCGACGGCCGGGGCGGCGAGCGACTTGCCAAGGTGGTCGACTCGATCATCCCGCAGGACATGGAGGGCTACACGCCGGAGGAGCACTTCAAGGCTCCGCCGGAAGGTGACCAGGCCAAGGCGAAGCAACTGCTGACCGAGGCCGGCTACAAGGGTGAGAAGCTCACGCTGTCCACCGCTGACTCCGGTCTGGCCGTGAAGGCGGCCGAGGCGGCGCAGGCCTCCTGGAAGGCGATCGGCGTCACCGTGGAGATCCAGAAGATCCCCGGCGACAACTACTACTCGACCGAGCAGCAGGACTCCGCCGCGGCCGACCTGATCACCGCCGGCTGGTGCTACGACTGGGCCAGCCTGACGACGATCGTGCCGTCCGTCTTCGGGCCGGACACGACCGCGCCGGGCAAGGCGGCACAGAACAACTACGCGCGCAGTCAGGCCGGTTGGGACAAGCTCGCGGAGCTGTCCAAGGAGACCGACAAGCAGAAGCTGGAGTCCGGCCTGTCCGGGCTGTACACCGAGATCATGACGAGTGCCCCGATCGTGCCGACGGTCCAGGACCTGAACGTGTACGTCGTCGGCTCCAACCTGGACAGCGTGGTCACCGACCCGAACACCGGCGGGCTGCCCGACCTGACCCAGCTCGGCGTCAAGAAAGTGAGCTGA